GGCTTGTGTTTTATACAATTTATTTCACAGTAAAATATTTCTGCGTGTGGCTCCGTTTGGATTTCGGTTCTGCTAAGGCGAGTATACCGTCATCGACCAGAGGGTCTACATAACGTTTTATACAATATGACACAGATGCCATTCTGAGATATTCGGCAATTTCCTTTTTTGATCTTGGGGTAACGCAGAAATCAAAACGCCAAGGATACATCCACCAATAGCATTGTTAAGCGAGGCTCCAAGGAACAATCCTGCAACTCCACACAAAATAGATACAACTGTTCTAAACTTGTTCATATTCGCCCTACATTAAATATCCTGATTCTTCTGCTTGTTACGCTTCTTGTTACACAACGAACCTAAGAGCATACCGATTGCAGAAATTATTGCACCGGCTACAATCATTCCCCAATCCGGTGCATTCAGCTTGTCAAAAGCAATGTTGTTTGCCATTTTAAATGTTCCGTATTCAGCCAGCATATACATCACTCCGAAGAAAAGGGTGAATGCCCATTTTCCTTTTTTCCAAAAGTCATTTTTGCCGATAACAATGGACACAACGAATGTAGTTACAGGAAGAATAATCCAAAGGAACATCAAACTATAACCCATAGCATCACTTCCGCTTGTAAAGAACCAGAACACAATCATGGCAATCGCCCATACAAGCATATAAGATAGGATGGTAATAATTTTGTTTCTGTTAGCGTTGCTTTTTACAACATTTGTACTTTCTTCGAGATAATCATAATAGGTCTTCATTTTTTGCTCTCCCTTCAATAAATAGTCAAGAGAGACTTCGTAGCAATCGCTCATTTTAATGACACTTATGATATCCGGATAGGATTTTTCATTTTCCCAATTTGAGATGGTCTGACGACTCACTCCCAATATTTCGGCAACCTGTTCCTGTGTCAGCTTCTTTTCAAGTCTGGCTGCCTTGATTTTACTTCCAATATCATGCTCCATGCCATGACACCTCCCTTGCATTTTTATTATAGGATAACCACCGCTTGTAGTCTACCAAACGGCTTTGACATCGCAGAAAATACGTGTCAAAATGCTTTTACATTTGCTTTTTTATTACTTCTTCGCCTTTTCCTCTAATTCAAGCAGATACCTGTCATAGTCCGCCATGAACAATCTGTCTTGAATAACACGATACTTCTCAAATTCTGTTTCAGCTTTGGACTTGGCAATCTCCGCTGTGATTTTTCCGGCATCCTGCAAAACTTCTCTGTCATCCGCCATCAGGAATAAATCCGGGCGTTTGCTCCAATCTTCCATCGTCACTGGGATATGTCGTTCTGCACGGTCTTCTAAATTGTAACATAAAAAATTAAAAAGTCAACGTTAATTATCAAAATAATATAAAATTATATATTAAAAATTAGTACCAAAAGTTAAAATCAAAGCCTGCACATTTCAATCTGTGCAGGCTTTTTTTCACATTTCGTCTATAACTTCCGCAATCTCCGGCTCGGTGATCTGCTTAGCGTAATCATTATCGCCAAAGCACATAACATCGCCGATTTCCTTTTGGAATACCATTCTGAGCTTGCCGTCACGAACCTTCTTATCCGTATACAGCTTTCTGACCAGTGCGGTTTTGTCGATGTAATCGGGAATCGCAATGGGGAGCTTTGCACGTTCACACAGCTTTATTACACGGCTGACATTTTCGGGAGAAATATAACCGTACTTCTCACCGAGTTTCGCCTGTGCGATAAGCCCTATTGATACAGCCTCGCCGTGCAGCAGCTTGTAGTCGCTGACTGTTTCTATCGCTCTGCCGACAGTGTGACCGAGGTTAAGCACCTCACGCAGTCCTGATTCACGCTCGTCCTTCATTACGACCTTATACTTCACAGCGCAGTTATGCTCCGCTATATATTCGCAGGCGTCCTTATCGTTCACAAGTATCTTTTCGATGTTCTTTTCAAGATAATCGAACATTTCGCCATCTGCAAGGCAGGCGTGTTTTATTGTTTCGGCAAGTCCGCTTGAAAGTTGTCTTTCGGGCAGTGTTTTCCACGTTTCAATATCAAGATATACCTTTTCGGGCTGGTTGAACAGACCTATCAGGTTAGTAGCCAGAGGAGTATCGACCGCTGTCTTTCCTCCGACCGATGCGTCTGCGGCGGCAAGCAGAGTAGTGGCATAATTGATAAAAGGTACACCTCTGCCGAATGTACCTGCAACAAAGCCTGCAAGGTCGCTCACAACACCGCCTCCGACTGCAATCACACAGCAGTCACGGCGATAGCCCTTTTCAAGCATAGAGTCCTCGACAAACTCTTTCATTGCTCTGGTTTTCGACTTTTCTCCTTCGGGTATCACAAACATATCGGCGCTGTAGCCCGCCGAAATGAGTTTCTCGTATATCCCTTTAGCATAAAGCGACTCAACAATGCTGTCGGTAACAACGGCAAACTTCTTTATCCTGCCGCAAAGCCCGTTTTTAATATCGCTTATCAGCGTGTCTGAAAGACCTCTGCCGATTTCTATATCGTATGAGTCATCTACTATCTTTTTAAGTTCACAGAAAAATTTCATTGTTATTCCTCAAGGTACCTTGTGTTCGCCTGATATTCTGTCACTTCTGAGCTGTCCGCAGGCGGCGGATAGCTCTGTGCCGAATTCTTTTCTTCGGGTAACGTTTATCCTGTTCTTTTTTAACTCGTCATAAAATGCCGTGATGTTTTCCTCACTGCTCCTTTTAAATTCGCTGTCGGGGGACGGATTGTACGGTATAAGATTTACAAACAGCCGTGCATTTCCGATAAGTGCCGCTAACTGACGTGCGTTCTCTCTGCTGTCGTTTATGCCGTCAAGCAGTATGTATTCAAGCAGAACCTTGCGGTTTGTACGTTCAACATAGTATTTAGCCGATTCTATGACTTGTGAGATACTATACCTGCGGTTTACCGGCATAAGCCTGTTTCTTATCTCGTCATCCGGGGCGTGCAGGCTTACCGCAAGATTGCACGGCTCTTTACGCTCTGCAAATAATTTCGTCTTGTCGCACAGCCCGCAGGTCGATACGGTAATATGCTTTGTTCCTGTTTCGATTCCACCCGGAACAGTTACTATATCGAGAAAATCGCAAAGTGCGTCATAGTTGTCAAACGGCTCGCCTATACCCATCACGGTTATATTACCGATCGTTATATTCTGATGTTTTTCGACAGCGAGTATCTGGCTTACCATTTCGCCGGCGGTAAGGTCACGCTGTTTTCTGAGCCTTCCGCTGCAACAGAATTTGCAGCCCATATTGCATCCGCTCTGCGTTGAGATACAGATACTGTTGCCGAACTTCTGTCGCATCAGCACCGTTTCGACCCTGCACCCGTCCGATAACTCAAAAAGATACTTAGAAGTATCTACAGATTGTAATATTTCGTCGATTTTCAACTTTCCGAAGAAATATTTGTCGGATAAAAATGCTTTTATATCGGCTGATGTAAGCGTCATTTCGTCGAAACCTGACGCTCTGCGCTTATATATGTCACGGAAAATATTGGCGCACTGAGTAGCTCTGAAGCCGTTTTCGGTCAGCAGCTTCTCCGCTTGTTCATAAGTCAGCGAATATATGTCCGTCATTGGCTGTCGCCTGTATCGGCTTCTTCCGCAAGCGATTCCTGCTCGATGTCCTCGATTATTTCACGGATTTCTTCTACGCCCTCGCCGTTCATAGCGGAAAATTCTATCATATGAATGTCCTCGGCACAGGGTATCTCATTCATAAGCGATTCTCTGCGTGCGGCACGTTCCTTCTTTGACAGCTTATCGGCTTTCGTCAGCACAACAACAAACGGTATCCCGTTGTCGATAAGGAAGTTTATCATCATTACATCGTCCGCTGTGGGAGGATGTCTGAAATCAACGAGCTGGAACACGAGCGTCAGGTTTCTGTCATCGGCAAGGTAGCCCTCAACAAGTCCTGCCCAGCGCTGTTTCTCGGATTTTGATACCTTAGCGTAGCCATAGCCCGGCAGATCCGCAAAATAGATATTGTCAACCGAATAGAAGTTGATAGTCACCGTCTTGCCCGGCATTGAGCTTACACGGGCAAGCGACTTTCTGTTCAGTATCTTGTTTATCAGGGAGGATTTTCCTACGTTGCTTCTGCCCGAAAAGGCAATCTCGGCTTTTTCCGATTTCGGAATCTGGCTGAAAAGCCCGTAGGACGTATAAAATTCTGCCTTGTTAAAATTCATGTTATATTTCCTTTACGGCATTCTTGCCCGTTTTTCTTGAAGCACGGGGCTTTGCTGACGGAAGCTTTTCATTGCTTTTCTTTGCGGCGGTAACATTCGGCTTTACAAGTGCTGTGTTAAGCACCGTGTCAATGTTTTCCGCAAGCACAAAGCTCATATTGCTCAGTATAACGTCATCAAGCTCCTTCATATCGGCCTTGTTCTCATCGGGTATGACTACCGTCTTGATACCGGCTGAATATGCCGCCATAGTCTTTTCACGCAGACCGCCTATCGGAAGCACCTTGCCACGAAGCGTTATTTCGCCTGTCATCGCAACATCTCTGCGTACAGGGATACCCGACAGAGCGGATACCAGAGCGGTTGTCATAGTAACGCCCGCAGAAGGTCCGTCCTTTGGAACAGCACCCTCGGGAGCGTGAATATGAATGTCCTTGTTCTTATAGAAATCGGGGTCAATTTCATACTTGCGTGAGAGCGAGCGTGTAAGGCTGACCGCAATTTTAGCGGATTCCTTCATTACATCGCCCAGTGAGCCTGTAAGCTCAATCTTGCCCGTACCCTCCATTACAAGCACCTCAAGCGGTAAAAGAGTACCGCCGACAGAAGTCCACGCAAGACCGTTCACAGCGCCGATTTCATCCTGCTTTGAAATAGTTTCGCCCGTATATTTTCTTGCACCGAGATAGCCTTCAATATTCTTAGCCTTGATATTGATTTTCTCGGCCTCGCCCGATGCGAGCTTTTTAAGCGTCATACGGCAGATTTTAGCTATGTTTCTTTCCAGCTTTCTTACGCCTGCCTCTTTGGTATAAAAGTCGATTATCGAGTATATCGCATCATTTGCAAAACGAACCTGCGGCTTTATGCCGTGCTTTTTAAGCTGTTTCGGAACAAGATGCTCCTTTGCAATATGGAACTTTTCTTCTCTTGTATAGCTGCCAAGCTCGATAACGTCCATTCTGTCGAGCAGGGGAGCAGGAATAGTATCAAGCGTGTTTGCGGTCGTGATGAAAAGCACATTGCTTAAATCTATCGGTATTTCAAGATAGTGATCCCTGAACGCTACATTCTGCTCGCTGTCAAGAACCTCAAGCATAGCACTTGCAGGGTCGCCCTTATAGTCAGTACCCATCTTGTCTATCTCATCGAACAGGATAACGGGGTTCATTGACTTTGCCTGCTTTAACGCATTGACAATTCTGCCGGGCATCGCACCTATGTATGTCTTTCTGTGACCTCTTATATCAGCCTCGTCACGCACACCGCCGAGCGAAACTCTTGCATATTTTCTGCCCAGAGCCGTTGCGATTGATTTAGCGACAGAAGTCTTACCTACTCCGGGAGGGCCGACAAGGCAGATTATCTGACCCTTCTTGTCTGCGTCCTTCCACTGATTGAGCGCAACTATTTCAAGTATACGTTCCTTTACCTTTTTCATGCCGTAATGGTCGTGGTCAAGCTGTTTTTCGGCTTTTGAAATATCCGTCTTACCGTGTGTGTAAATATTCCACGGCATATCAAGCACTGTGTCAAGATATGTTCTGACAACAGCCGCCTCCTGCGAGCCGGGAGAAAGGTGCATCAGCTTTTCGCACTCTTTTATCAGCTTTTCTTCGGTATCCTCGTCAAAACCGCACTCTTCGATCTTGTCCATATATTCAAACGCTTCAGACTGCGGATCGTCAAATTCACCGAGCTGACGGGAAATAGCTCTCATCTGTTCACGCAGATAGAATTCACGCTGGTTCTTGTCAAGTGCTTCCTTGACTTCCTCGTTGATATCCTGTTCAAGACGTACAATGTCAACCTCTTTTGCAAGGAACTTCACAAGCAGCTCCGCACGTTTACGCAGTGAAAGGCAGGATAAAAGCGCCTGCTTATCCTCAACTCTTAAATATACGTTGAAAACTATCAGGTCGATAAGTTTTGAAAGATCCTTTTCAGCGAGTATGCCTCTGTAAAGCTCAATGGGCATTCTGGGCGACATTTCGCTGTACTGCTTGAATTCTGTGTGGATAGTGCGGATAAAAGCCGTTTTTTCGGCGGCACTCAGTGTATCGCTGAGCGCAGGCATAGGAACGATGTCCGAAACAAGAAACGGATCATCCTGAGATATGCCGCACAGCTTCGCCGTATAAAGACCCTGCACAAGCACACGTCTTGCACCGTCGGGCGTGTTCAGCGTCTGTCTTATTTCGGCAACCACACCTGTTTTGTAAAGATTTTCTGCCGCAACCTCGTCAACGTCCTCGTCTATCTGTGTCACAAGGAATATTCTTCTGTCGTAGTGTTCTATCGCTTCTTCGACCGCATTTATCGACCGATCCCTCGCTATATCAAAGTGCAGTATCATACCCGGAAATATTACAAGTCCACGCAGTGCGAGTGCCGGCATAGTTATGTGTTGATTTTTCATATTAGTCTGTCCTTTCTTGTCGTTCTGTATAAATAAGTCGAAACATTTCTGTTGTTTACTACCCATATTATGCTGTTTTGTATTGCAAATGTCAATACATTATTATACTATATCCGTCTGAAATTTGCAAGTAGTAGCCGGCTGTAAATAAAAACCGCCGTACATCTCTGTACGGCGGTCGTAGACGGTCGATAAACTGATTGTTAGTAAAGTCACACAGTGAGATATATCGCCAACACCGCTGAAAGCATTTCCCGTACCGATAGGGAATTAATAATTTCGTGAGTGTATCTGTACAACTGCACAGACATTAACCTTTCAAAAAAACGCCACTAACCTGAGATATATGTACTAACCTGCGGACGTGTAGCGTTAAGCGTCCCTGCATCGACAAGATATACAATATTCCGGTGGTTATCCGAGTTCAGCCAACACCCCGACGGGGTGGGGGTGTGAGTAAGGAAAGAGGGAGCCACGAGGGAGAGAACCTAAGGGACAGGGAGAGGGGCTGTCAAGTCCCTTGTCCTGATCCCTTTGGTTGTCTCCCTCTTTCATATTGACAAGTGTACCCATTCGAATAGCGAACCCGAGAAGTGCTGTCCGACAAAAAGAACTATCGGTAGCTTGCTATCATAGTCAAAGCTGAACGATATAGCAGAAGCATATCAAACAAAAGACTTTTTCTACAAACCGAAACCGCCGTACATCTCTGTACGGCGGTCGTGTTGTAATATCCTTTTTTGAAAAACAGTAGGATTACTTGCTGAACTTAGCGTCTGCAATTTCGTCCATAGACTTGCCTGCATCATCATTCCATGCATACAGCTTACGGATTTCCTTACCAACCTGCTCAAGCTGCTGTTCGCTTTCGATACGTCTTACTGCATTGAAGTGTGAACGACCCATCTTGTTCTCCATGATCCAGTTGCGAGCGAATGTACCATCCTGGATTTCGCCGAGAACCTTCTTCATTTCCTTCTTTGTTTCGTCTGTGATAAGTCTCTTACCAACCTCGTAGTCACCGAACTCGGCTGTATCGGAGATAGAATATCTCATCATCTGGAAACCGCCCTTGTAGATAAGGTCAACGATGAGCTTCATCTCGTGGATGCACTCGAAGTAAGCGTTCTGAGGATCGTAGCCTGCTTCAACAAGAGTTTCAAAGCCTGCCTTCATTAAGGCTGTAACACCGCCGCAGAGAACGCACTGTTCGCCGAAGAGGTCTGTTTCTGTTTCCATCTTGAATGTTGTCATAAGTACGCCGGCTCTTGAACCACCGATACCTGCGGCATAAGCAAGACCTGTGTCAAGCGCTCTGCCTGTAGCGTCCTGGTGAACTGCAACTAAGCAGGGAACGCCTCTGCCGATTGTGTACTCTGAACGTACTGTGTGACCCGGTCCCTTAGGAGCAACCATGATAACATCAACGTCTTTGGGAGGTACGATCTGACCGAAGTGGATGTTGAAGCCGTGAGCAAATGCAAGTGTTTTGCCTGCTGTAAGGTTAGGCTCGATGCTCTGCTTGTAAAGGTCAGCCTGTCTTTCATCGTTGATAAGGATCATGATGATGTCAGCCTTAGCTGCTGCCTCTGCCGCTGTGTATACTTCAAAACCTGCAGCCTCAGCCTTAGCCCATGACTTTGAGCCGTTGTAAAGACCGATGATTACCTTAACGCCGCTGTCCTTTAAGTTAAGAGCGTGAGCGTGTCCCTGGCTGCCGTAACCGATTATTGCAACTGTCTTGCCGTCAAGCAGAGAAAGGTTGCAGTCTTCCTGATGATAAAGTTTTGCCATTTTAAAGATCTCCTTTAAATTTGTTTTCGGAGTTTTGCCTCCGTGTATTAAAGCGTGGCTTTTACAGCTTCATAGAAGCCCCGCCTTTTTGCATTGCTATAGAGCCTGTACGGACGGTTTCCTTTATTCCGTACGGACGTAAAAGCTCCTCGAACGTTTTTATACGGGGAACGCTGTCGGATAATTCAAGCGTCATCGTATTTACCGTTATATCGGAAATTTTTGCCTTTGCTATCTCGGCGAGCGAGATAAGCTCAGCCCTCTGTGACGGCTGGCAGGCTACCTTTATAAGTACAAGCTCTCTTGATAAAAGCTCCTCCGCAGGCAGATGACGTACTTTTATAACGTCTATCAGCTTGTTGAGCTGTTTTTCAATCTGCTCCAAGGTATATGCCGTTCCGTCTGCGATAATTGTGATACGGGAGATTTTCTCGTCCTCTGTAACGCCTACCGCAAGGCTGTCTATATTGAAACCCCGTCTTGCGAAAAGTCCCGCAACTCTTGCGAGAACGCCTGCGTGGTTTTCTACAAGTATTGATATAGTATGCTTCATAGGCTCACCCTTTACAGTATAGTCTTTTCATTTTCGGCTACTCTGACTTCAAGCAGATAACAGCCTTTCGACGAGAGCATCTCGTCAATCGCCTTGTCCGCATCGGCTATATCGGTAATTCTTTTTGCAGGTATGCCGTAGCTGTCAGCCAGCTTTATAAAATCGGGACTGCCGTCAAGGAAAACCGCTGTCAGCCTGTTGTCGTAACCGTTTGTCTGAAGCTCTCTTACCATACCAAGACGATTGTTGGTCATAACTATCACCTTTACCGCAATGTTATGCTGTATCATCGTCGCAAGCTCCATAAACTGCATCTGGAAGCTGCCGTCGCCGCATATTGCGACAACCTCGCTGTCCGGACGTGCCGCCTTTGCACCGAGAGCGGCAGGAACGGAATAGCCCATTGTTCCCATACCGCCGGATGTTATGAATCGTCCGTTTTTAAGACCGATATTGTTGACGGTCCATATCTGATTCTGTCCTACATCGGCGCTTACAACGGAATTGTCCGGGAGCTTCTGTCCGAGAAGCCTTATGAAAGCCTTGGGATTTACACAACCCTCCGGTTCTTCTTCAATCGGCTTGTCCTGTGCTTTCTTTATCTCACTCAGTTCCTGCTTCCAGTCGTAGTGGTCGTAATTCTTCACACATTCAAGCAGCTGCTCGAGTATATTCTTTACATCGCCTACAACGGGTATCGTTGCGGCAAGGTTCTTGCCTATTTCCGCAGGGTCAACATCTATATGTATTACAGTTGCGCCCTCAAGTCTGCTTATTGCGGTGACCGCTCTGTCGCCCACTCTCGCACCGAGAAGTATCAGCAGGTCACAGTTGTTGATAGCGTAGTTCGCACTCTTTACGCCGTGCATACCTATCATTCCGTAGAACAAAGGATTGTCCGCAGGAACACTGCTCATGCCCATCATTGTGTTGACAACGGGTATATCCGTCACCTGCATGAACTCTCTCAGCAGATTTACCGCACCTGCGGTAAAGATACCACCGCCCGCACAGATAAGAGGCTTTTTGCTCTTTTCTATGGCGGCAACGGCACGCTTTATCTGCAGCTTGTTTCCCTGAATGCTGG
This window of the [Eubacterium] siraeum genome carries:
- a CDS encoding helix-turn-helix domain-containing protein gives rise to the protein MEHDIGSKIKAARLEKKLTQEQVAEILGVSRQTISNWENEKSYPDIISVIKMSDCYEVSLDYLLKGEQKMKTYYDYLEESTNVVKSNANRNKIITILSYMLVWAIAMIVFWFFTSGSDAMGYSLMFLWIILPVTTFVVSIVIGKNDFWKKGKWAFTLFFGVMYMLAEYGTFKMANNIAFDKLNAPDWGMIVAGAIISAIGMLLGSLCNKKRNKQKNQDI
- the ilvB gene encoding biosynthetic-type acetolactate synthase large subunit, with protein sequence MASERMTVARAMVKALEAEGITTVFGYPGAAICPFYDELISSDIRHVLVRHEVNGGHAASGYARMTGKPAVAIATSGPGATNLITAIATAHMDSIPMVLITGQVSCEQIGRDVFQEADITGAAEPFVKHSYLVKDPAEMPVIFKNAFYIAGSGRPGPVLIDMPFDVQKAVIDFEYPKTVDIRSYKPSIQGNKLQIKRAVAAIEKSKKPLICAGGGIFTAGAVNLLREFMQVTDIPVVNTMMGMSSVPADNPLFYGMIGMHGVKSANYAINNCDLLILLGARVGDRAVTAISRLEGATVIHIDVDPAEIGKNLAATIPVVGDVKNILEQLLECVKNYDHYDWKQELSEIKKAQDKPIEEEPEGCVNPKAFIRLLGQKLPDNSVVSADVGQNQIWTVNNIGLKNGRFITSGGMGTMGYSVPAALGAKAARPDSEVVAICGDGSFQMQFMELATMIQHNIAVKVIVMTNNRLGMVRELQTNGYDNRLTAVFLDGSPDFIKLADSYGIPAKRITDIADADKAIDEMLSSKGCYLLEVRVAENEKTIL
- the ilvN gene encoding acetolactate synthase small subunit; this translates as MKHTISILVENHAGVLARVAGLFARRGFNIDSLAVGVTEDEKISRITIIADGTAYTLEQIEKQLNKLIDVIKVRHLPAEELLSRELVLIKVACQPSQRAELISLAEIAKAKISDITVNTMTLELSDSVPRIKTFEELLRPYGIKETVRTGSIAMQKGGASMKL
- the lon gene encoding endopeptidase La codes for the protein MKNQHITMPALALRGLVIFPGMILHFDIARDRSINAVEEAIEHYDRRIFLVTQIDEDVDEVAAENLYKTGVVAEIRQTLNTPDGARRVLVQGLYTAKLCGISQDDPFLVSDIVPMPALSDTLSAAEKTAFIRTIHTEFKQYSEMSPRMPIELYRGILAEKDLSKLIDLIVFNVYLRVEDKQALLSCLSLRKRAELLVKFLAKEVDIVRLEQDINEEVKEALDKNQREFYLREQMRAISRQLGEFDDPQSEAFEYMDKIEECGFDEDTEEKLIKECEKLMHLSPGSQEAAVVRTYLDTVLDMPWNIYTHGKTDISKAEKQLDHDHYGMKKVKERILEIVALNQWKDADKKGQIICLVGPPGVGKTSVAKSIATALGRKYARVSLGGVRDEADIRGHRKTYIGAMPGRIVNALKQAKSMNPVILFDEIDKMGTDYKGDPASAMLEVLDSEQNVAFRDHYLEIPIDLSNVLFITTANTLDTIPAPLLDRMDVIELGSYTREEKFHIAKEHLVPKQLKKHGIKPQVRFANDAIYSIIDFYTKEAGVRKLERNIAKICRMTLKKLASGEAEKINIKAKNIEGYLGARKYTGETISKQDEIGAVNGLAWTSVGGTLLPLEVLVMEGTGKIELTGSLGDVMKESAKIAVSLTRSLSRKYEIDPDFYKNKDIHIHAPEGAVPKDGPSAGVTMTTALVSALSGIPVRRDVAMTGEITLRGKVLPIGGLREKTMAAYSAGIKTVVIPDENKADMKELDDVILSNMSFVLAENIDTVLNTALVKPNVTAAKKSNEKLPSAKPRASRKTGKNAVKEI
- the yihA gene encoding ribosome biogenesis GTP-binding protein YihA/YsxC; the protein is MNFNKAEFYTSYGLFSQIPKSEKAEIAFSGRSNVGKSSLINKILNRKSLARVSSMPGKTVTINFYSVDNIYFADLPGYGYAKVSKSEKQRWAGLVEGYLADDRNLTLVFQLVDFRHPPTADDVMMINFLIDNGIPFVVVLTKADKLSKKERAARRESLMNEIPCAEDIHMIEFSAMNGEGVEEIREIIEDIEQESLAEEADTGDSQ
- the aroB gene encoding 3-dehydroquinate synthase; the encoded protein is MKFFCELKKIVDDSYDIEIGRGLSDTLISDIKNGLCGRIKKFAVVTDSIVESLYAKGIYEKLISAGYSADMFVIPEGEKSKTRAMKEFVEDSMLEKGYRRDCCVIAVGGGVVSDLAGFVAGTFGRGVPFINYATTLLAAADASVGGKTAVDTPLATNLIGLFNQPEKVYLDIETWKTLPERQLSSGLAETIKHACLADGEMFDYLEKNIEKILVNDKDACEYIAEHNCAVKYKVVMKDERESGLREVLNLGHTVGRAIETVSDYKLLHGEAVSIGLIAQAKLGEKYGYISPENVSRVIKLCERAKLPIAIPDYIDKTALVRKLYTDKKVRDGKLRMVFQKEIGDVMCFGDNDYAKQITEPEIAEVIDEM
- the rlmN gene encoding 23S rRNA (adenine(2503)-C(2))-methyltransferase RlmN: MTDIYSLTYEQAEKLLTENGFRATQCANIFRDIYKRRASGFDEMTLTSADIKAFLSDKYFFGKLKIDEILQSVDTSKYLFELSDGCRVETVLMRQKFGNSICISTQSGCNMGCKFCCSGRLRKQRDLTAGEMVSQILAVEKHQNITIGNITVMGIGEPFDNYDALCDFLDIVTVPGGIETGTKHITVSTCGLCDKTKLFAERKEPCNLAVSLHAPDDEIRNRLMPVNRRYSISQVIESAKYYVERTNRKVLLEYILLDGINDSRENARQLAALIGNARLFVNLIPYNPSPDSEFKRSSEENITAFYDELKKNRINVTRRKEFGTELSAACGQLRSDRISGEHKVP
- the ilvC gene encoding ketol-acid reductoisomerase; this encodes MAKLYHQEDCNLSLLDGKTVAIIGYGSQGHAHALNLKDSGVKVIIGLYNGSKSWAKAEAAGFEVYTAAEAAAKADIIMILINDERQADLYKQSIEPNLTAGKTLAFAHGFNIHFGQIVPPKDVDVIMVAPKGPGHTVRSEYTIGRGVPCLVAVHQDATGRALDTGLAYAAGIGGSRAGVLMTTFKMETETDLFGEQCVLCGGVTALMKAGFETLVEAGYDPQNAYFECIHEMKLIVDLIYKGGFQMMRYSISDTAEFGDYEVGKRLITDETKKEMKKVLGEIQDGTFARNWIMENKMGRSHFNAVRRIESEQQLEQVGKEIRKLYAWNDDAGKSMDEIADAKFSK